TCAACTTTCACAGAATAAAaccaaataaataaacttaattatgataattattCTTTTCAAAAACACGATGCTTAGTTTCTTTTGACCTTTGCTTAAAGACCTCCAGTAGTCTTATAAAACTCAAGAATCATCTCGATTACTGCACCAGGCAACGGTTCCTTAATTCATCAAATCACTTACGTTTTCGACTATAGTAGAGAACTTTTTAATGCAGATAATTACCATAAAGTGTGCCAGAAATTGTAATGCaatctcaaaaaaaatattatttttttgtttccaaAACTAGAACGTAAGATCTTTTACATGTGAGCTAAAGCCTGGAAGACAGAATCAGTAAATGAGCTTCTGGAGGGAGATTTCACAGTTAATACTGCGAATGGGCTAATCATGAACAAATATCACTTGCATTTTGAAACAGCATGCACCaaacatttaaatttcaaaaataaaaaaatacgaaCTAAAAGCATAAAAGATTTTATGTAGACCTCATGCATGTCCGGTGCATTTTCTTCACGTAGTCATCGCATTACTTGATAACTTACAAAGGGGTTACGGTAAAAAGGTGTTACAGACTGGGAATTGGGCTTAGAAGGGCAAAATTGGATAGAAGCCAATTAACAGAAATGCTTACTCTAGAAGGTTTGGGTAATGCCCATGGGGAAATAAACGTGCAGGATGGGAGAACGGTTAGACATCTggttattttgttttcttgagTCAGAGTACTAGTATAGGCTAGAGAAAAGAGAGTGAAATCTCTTTGTACAGAGGATCTCCTCTGGGAACTATATTTCCAGTTTATCATATTAATTGCAGCTTCATTTCTTCTTTGTTTTGTTGAATACGGTTGATATATTGAAAGAAACTTATGGTTCTAAAAAGAGGTTGGTGTTCATGCTCACTAAAACAAAAACACATAGTCGACTGGAAAAGCAACAAGACGTATCCGAAGTCGCATACTCAAACAGCTTGGCAGTACCTCTCACAATACACCAACCGTAATGTTTTGAGTCTCTTATGGACAAATGTACATAGAACTTTTCCCCACCCGGCTATATCAGATTGAACTAATTTGAATCATTAGATGGGAAGCCATTGGTTCCAATTATTTAGCCCGAAATCTACCAAAGTCGTGATTTCACTTTGTTATAAAAAGcttcattattttcaaaacagCATAATCTTAGACAATTGGCATACATCACGCATCTAGAAATTTCATGGACCCGAAACTTATCAAGCCAATATCAGAAAGTATAAATGCTCCACAGATATTTCAACTTTTGTGCATTATCCTTATCAGATTCTAAAGTCTAAAGTGTTTCTCATCATCATACTTCAAAGCATTTTTATCCAAAaacgtttttttttaatctgaaCAAATTTTCCAGTCACGGGAATTATCTCAAAGTGAAATTAGTGAATGATATGCTTCATTAATCGCTGggatactaaacaataacaaaaacaatactacgcaaaaaaaaaaaattcaaaacaagcAATGACTTACTGAATTATTAGCTTTGATGTTAGCAGATGGATTATAAGGGCAAGCAGGGGGAGCCCTCTCCGGCTTCCGAAATTCCCACCCGAACAATCTATATATCTTCGCCTGAAATAATTGTTCAACAGAAAATCGTCAATCAAGACACGACTAAAATCTCTCTACCTATACAAAAAAACAGCAACCACTTATTCAGATCTCGGAATCATACAAACCATAATGTAATCGAAGAGGATGGGTAATAAATTGACGATCGGGACGAGAAAAAGTGGCAACAAACACGCCAAACAAACCTGCcaaaaattagaagaaattATAGAATtagaaacaatatatataataaatcgaAACGACGGAGGGATTTGGATATTCACCATCTTTCACTTTTCCGTCGGCAGCCGGATGGGTTTGATTTCTCGGACCAGTGAGCGTGTAAACGACGATGTTCCCCGTGTTGCGACTTTATATATTCCGTTCGATCAACAAATTGGGCTGGGCTTTTCGGCCCATCTATTATTCCATTTTAGAGTTACTGTTATTGTTTTGTTTTACCATACATCTAAGTACTATGGATGAAACCTAAATGAaatcacaaaaattcttgttGGATGAAACAAGTTAATTTTACGagataaatatcatatttatattagttattaaaatattaattttattgaaaatatgagAATAATTGACTCATTTTATGAATAAAGTTCCGTGAAACTATCTACATCTactcaaattaaaattacaattgtATAccgttcaaaaaaaaaaaagtacaattgtatatatacatataatctATACTGTCTATACTAACTGAAAATACACCAACCCTTAGATTAACTActttggtaatttaatttaatagatGTACATAAATAACCcaactttcataaaaaaaaagttgttaagaaatttaaaataattaaattatttataatttatcgaTAATTACACTATatctatgatttttaaaaattttaaattattaaatattattttatatttattttaaaattttaaatattttttatatttagctaaattaaatttctaaatatttaatttattgtattatTAATTCATAAAAGTACGTACGCAGGCACACTGACCACCCGGACATAAATTTCAGATAGCCCGAAACCCTAGATCCCGAATTATTTCTCTCACCATTTGCAAATGTGGGATCCCGACTACATGAATTATGTATTGAACTACCATGCTGACCGAGGAATTGAACTTCCACTCTCATATTTCGATCACATGGACGTATTGCTAGAAACGGAAGAAGGGGGAGACGAGGAGGATAGCGAAGCAGAGGAAACCGACGACGGTGCTGGCTCGGAAGACCGCTATGGCGTGTCGACGACGGGTCGGGGTTTACATGATGACCATGGTTCCGTCACGGCTGACTCATTTCACGAAGCAGTGAATTTTAACGGTCATGGTTCTGAGAATTCTGTTGGAGTGATAGGGGATGGTGAGCGTGGAAGTAGTGGCCAGAGAAGGAATAATGCTGAGAGTAAAGAGGGTGAAGCGGCGTCTTTGGAGGGTGAGTTTAATAGCGAAGAAAGCAACAAAGCAGTGTTCGATATGGGTGAAATAGAGGGATTGTACTGTCCCATTTGCTTTGAGGCTTGGTCTTCCGGGGGAGATCACCATGTTAGGTGTGCTTTTATTCGTTCTCTATTATCACCTATGAATGTaacgatttttttttcctttcatttttatgttatatttgatcAATTCAATCGTGttttttcatcaatttttttttttctaaattttctgTCAAAAAATTAGTTGTTTGCCATGTGGGCATGTATACGGGTTGTCTTGTATCAAGAAATGGTTGCTTCGTCGAGGCTCAAGTAAGGTATTTTTTTAACTGCTTTATGTCACATGTTTTCTTTAGGAATTATTCGTGATTTTACTAAGTTATATCATGTTTTTATCGTgtttattttcttgaatttttcaaTACTACAGTGTCCTCAATGTAAAAAGAAATGTGGGATAAAGGACATACGACTACTTTATGCATCTCAAATTGTTGCTATCGATGGAGAGCTACAAAAGGTGGTACTCCGGCCTTGGCTGCAAAGAAATTATCATCAGTTGAGGTCTTAGATagttaaatttgatttttatttggttttgtGTTAAATATGCAGAAAGTTCAGTCTCTTGAGGTTAAATGTGTTTCTATCGAGAAAAAGGTGAGAGGAAACATGAAtgatttcattctttttttaGTTCCTGGTATTCCTGGTTTATTATTATTGACTGTTGCCAAGAGCGtgtaaaaaagaaaatagagatGTGGATAGCATGGCAATTGAAAGAAGTTAATAAGATGAAATTCTGCCAGGATGTTTGAGTTTTTCACGTCATCACTAAGTGTTTCCTGCTTCTTATTTACATCTACTTGTAGAATTCTGACTTGTTAAAGAAGGAAACTGAATGGAAGAAGAGAGAAGCCGATTTGTGCGATCAAGTGAAGCAACTCAAAAGGGTACCTATTTGCATGAGATAGCAGATTTGTTATCTCTTAAAGTCTTACCTGTTACTTCTGTTACCTGAATGTTGCATATCTGGACAGCTAGGAAGTTATAAATATCGATTATCGATTTTACATAGACCTGTTACCTGTAAAGGTTATATGCTTTGAGTACATTGACCTGTTACCT
This sequence is a window from Primulina huaijiensis isolate GDHJ02 chromosome 13, ASM1229523v2, whole genome shotgun sequence. Protein-coding genes within it:
- the LOC140990959 gene encoding uncharacterized protein; this translates as MVCLACLLPLFLVPIVNLLPILFDYIMAKIYRLFGWEFRKPERAPPACPYNPSANIKANNSVTSEPNLTPSDPAHEPEGMNDHKQD